One genomic window of Halovivax cerinus includes the following:
- a CDS encoding AMP-dependent synthetase/ligase, which produces MDLLATEREYEDEVTRETTLGRLFEDAAERYPDRPAQLYKGGIYDRTMTGEILPRPDPGEWETITYGEMRDVVRKLAAGFRDLGIDVGDRVGIFANTRMEWAQTDFALLSTGAVVSTVYAGSSSSKVSYLLGDAEADAVVVENEDMLERVLEVEDELDLSVVVTMDVVDATHTRDDIYTLAEVYDRGQEVFDPDAYREWLDEPDVDDLASLIYTSGTTGKPKGVQLTHRNFRSNVTQIRKRVARKPDTPADVPSIDEETRVVSYLPLAHVFERTSGHFLMFGSGASVAYAESPDTLQADFAAVGPTSATSVPRVYEKIYDAIREQASESAVKERIFEWAVDVGVQYQETDSPGPILDVKRKLADKLVFSTVREALGGNIEMLISGGGSLSAELCALYHAMGLPIYEGYGLTETAPVVSVNPPGFPKVGTIGPPVVDIQTAVDESVVDDEAFADDPGEVGELVVRGPNVSDGYWHKPGATERAFVDEAPGEIQGELDDPERAGRWFRTGDIVHRRPDGYIEFRERAKEILVLSTGKNVAPGPIEDRFAASSVVEQCMVVGDGRKFVSALVVPNMEHVREWAVEEGIDLPDDPEAACTHDRVRDYVQDEVDRVNEHFEDYETIKKFRLVGTEFTEANDLMTPTMKKKRRTISDRFEDRIEEMYPDD; this is translated from the coding sequence ATGGACCTCCTGGCGACGGAACGCGAGTACGAGGACGAGGTGACCCGGGAGACGACCCTCGGGCGGTTGTTCGAGGACGCCGCAGAGCGCTACCCGGATCGACCCGCCCAGCTCTACAAGGGCGGGATCTACGACCGGACGATGACGGGGGAGATCCTCCCCCGTCCCGATCCCGGTGAGTGGGAGACGATCACCTACGGGGAAATGCGCGACGTCGTTCGTAAACTCGCCGCCGGCTTTCGCGACCTGGGCATCGACGTCGGCGATCGGGTCGGTATCTTCGCCAACACGCGCATGGAGTGGGCCCAGACCGACTTCGCGCTGCTGTCGACTGGCGCGGTTGTCTCGACCGTCTACGCCGGTTCGTCGTCGTCGAAGGTATCCTACCTCCTCGGCGACGCCGAGGCGGACGCCGTCGTCGTCGAGAACGAGGACATGCTCGAACGCGTCCTCGAAGTCGAGGACGAACTCGATCTCTCCGTCGTCGTCACGATGGACGTCGTCGACGCGACCCACACGCGTGACGATATCTACACCCTGGCGGAGGTCTACGACCGCGGCCAGGAGGTCTTCGACCCCGACGCCTACCGCGAGTGGCTCGACGAACCCGACGTGGACGACCTGGCGAGCCTGATCTACACCAGCGGGACGACGGGCAAGCCGAAGGGCGTCCAGCTCACCCACCGCAACTTCCGGTCGAACGTCACCCAGATCCGCAAGCGCGTGGCGCGCAAACCGGACACCCCGGCCGACGTCCCGTCGATCGACGAGGAGACGCGCGTCGTCTCGTACCTCCCGCTCGCGCACGTCTTCGAGCGAACCTCCGGTCACTTCCTGATGTTCGGGAGCGGCGCCAGCGTCGCCTACGCGGAGTCACCCGACACGCTCCAGGCGGACTTCGCCGCCGTCGGACCGACGAGCGCGACGAGCGTCCCGCGGGTCTACGAGAAGATCTACGACGCGATCCGCGAGCAAGCGAGCGAGTCGGCGGTCAAAGAGCGCATCTTCGAGTGGGCGGTCGACGTCGGCGTCCAGTACCAGGAGACCGACTCGCCGGGCCCGATACTCGACGTCAAACGCAAACTTGCGGACAAACTCGTCTTCTCGACCGTTCGCGAGGCCCTGGGCGGAAACATCGAGATGCTCATCAGCGGCGGTGGCAGCCTCTCGGCCGAACTCTGTGCACTCTACCACGCGATGGGCCTGCCGATTTACGAAGGCTACGGTCTCACGGAGACGGCGCCCGTCGTCTCGGTCAACCCGCCGGGCTTCCCGAAGGTGGGGACGATCGGCCCGCCGGTCGTCGACATCCAGACGGCCGTCGACGAGAGCGTCGTCGACGACGAGGCGTTCGCCGACGACCCCGGCGAGGTCGGCGAACTCGTCGTCCGCGGCCCGAACGTCAGCGACGGCTACTGGCACAAACCCGGCGCGACCGAGCGCGCGTTCGTCGACGAGGCGCCAGGCGAGATCCAGGGCGAACTCGACGACCCGGAGCGTGCGGGCCGGTGGTTCCGCACCGGCGACATCGTCCACCGGCGCCCCGACGGCTACATCGAGTTCCGCGAGCGCGCGAAGGAGATCCTCGTCCTCTCGACGGGCAAGAACGTCGCACCCGGGCCCATCGAGGACCGCTTCGCCGCGAGTTCCGTCGTCGAACAGTGCATGGTCGTCGGCGACGGCCGCAAGTTCGTCTCCGCGCTGGTCGTTCCCAACATGGAACACGTCCGCGAGTGGGCCGTCGAGGAGGGCATCGACCTGCCCGACGATCCGGAGGCCGCGTGCACCCACGACCGCGTTCGCGACTACGTCCAGGACGAGGTCGACCGCGTCAACGAGCACTTCGAGGACTACGAGACCATCAAGAAATTCCGCCTCGTCGGGACGGAGTTCACCGAAGCAAACGACCTCATGACGCCGACGATGAAGAAGAAACGTCGCACGATCTCGGATCGCTTCGAAGATCGTATCGAGGAGATGTACCCGGACGACTAA
- a CDS encoding MBL fold metallo-hydrolase: MGIGDVTRVTVGDCTDLHYVDTGMYDTAEYGSVYLVDDERPAIVDSGIGTNYERILDALTAVGIDHDDLAAIVLTHVHLDHAGGAGFLAEACPNATVYAPHNGARHVIDPSRLVAGTEAAVGDQWRYYVEPKPVSEDRLEPYEDGDVIDLGTHELRAHAAPGHAPHHFVFEDPANDVVFTADGAGIWVPAIGEVRPTSPPPQFDLDQCLDDVETIRALDPSTLCFAHFGPRETGDAVDAYADTLSDWVESVREKRAELGDDEAVIEHFADATDLDRVWGTEKARGEVSMNVRGVLGYLDR, encoded by the coding sequence ATGGGAATCGGCGACGTGACCCGGGTGACGGTCGGGGACTGCACGGACCTCCACTACGTCGACACGGGAATGTACGACACGGCCGAGTACGGTTCGGTCTACCTCGTCGACGACGAGCGGCCGGCGATCGTCGACTCGGGGATCGGGACGAACTACGAGCGCATCCTCGACGCGCTGACGGCGGTGGGGATCGATCACGACGACCTCGCGGCGATCGTGCTGACGCACGTCCACCTCGATCACGCCGGCGGGGCGGGTTTCCTCGCCGAGGCGTGTCCGAACGCGACGGTGTACGCGCCGCACAATGGCGCGCGCCACGTGATCGATCCGTCGCGACTCGTCGCGGGGACGGAGGCCGCCGTCGGCGACCAGTGGCGCTACTACGTCGAACCGAAGCCGGTGTCCGAAGACCGACTGGAGCCCTACGAGGACGGCGACGTGATCGACCTCGGGACGCACGAGTTGCGCGCCCACGCCGCGCCGGGCCACGCCCCGCACCACTTCGTCTTCGAGGACCCAGCGAACGACGTCGTCTTCACTGCCGACGGCGCCGGCATCTGGGTACCCGCCATCGGCGAGGTCCGACCGACCTCGCCGCCGCCGCAGTTCGATCTGGACCAGTGCCTCGACGACGTGGAGACGATTCGGGCGCTCGATCCCTCGACACTCTGTTTCGCCCACTTCGGTCCGCGGGAAACCGGCGACGCCGTAGACGCCTACGCGGACACGCTCTCAGACTGGGTCGAGTCGGTCCGAGAGAAACGAGCGGAACTGGGCGACGACGAGGCCGTGATCGAGCACTTCGCGGACGCGACCGATCTCGACCGCGTCTGGGGCACGGAGAAAGCCCGCGGCGAGGTCTCGATGAACGTCCGCGGCGTCCTCGGGTACCTGGACCGGTGA
- a CDS encoding fluoride efflux transporter FluC, which produces MSSASVLGRLETAAIVAVGAFAGANLRFVAGDAVGSLGGTLAVNVLASLLLGFLVYEARYTGLVDRKSRLLFTTGFLSSLSTYSAFVLETATAGGSAGNGLALADPRVAIGYVGVTYVLGFAAVLVGRWFAGVVRNGREDAPAGGASA; this is translated from the coding sequence GTGTCGTCAGCATCCGTCCTCGGCCGGCTCGAGACGGCCGCAATCGTCGCCGTCGGCGCCTTCGCAGGGGCGAACCTCCGGTTCGTCGCGGGAGACGCCGTCGGCTCGCTCGGCGGAACGCTCGCGGTGAACGTCCTCGCGAGCCTGCTGCTCGGGTTTCTCGTCTACGAGGCGCGGTATACGGGTCTAGTCGACCGGAAGTCGAGGCTGCTCTTTACCACCGGCTTCCTCTCGTCGCTGTCGACCTACAGCGCGTTCGTCCTGGAGACGGCGACGGCGGGTGGATCGGCGGGAAACGGACTGGCGCTCGCTGATCCGAGGGTCGCGATCGGCTACGTCGGAGTGACCTACGTGCTCGGCTTTGCAGCGGTGCTCGTCGGTAGATGGTTCGCGGGCGTCGTCAGGAACGGCCGCGAGGACGCGCCGGCGGGAGGTGCGTCGGCGTGA
- the crcB gene encoding fluoride efflux transporter CrcB — translation MIEGLLGYEPAPAHLVGTGAAVGALLRHWIYTEIPGDEFPWPTLAVNVLGSFALGLLAFGGVDAAATQLLGVGLCGAFTTFSTFSVETVGLWERGERRAATANAVGNLVCSLAGMGLAAVLVG, via the coding sequence GTGATCGAGGGTCTCCTCGGGTACGAGCCCGCGCCCGCCCACCTCGTGGGGACCGGTGCGGCGGTCGGCGCGCTCCTGCGTCACTGGATCTATACCGAGATCCCCGGCGACGAGTTCCCGTGGCCGACACTGGCCGTCAACGTCCTCGGGAGTTTCGCGCTGGGCCTCCTGGCGTTCGGCGGGGTCGACGCGGCCGCGACGCAACTCCTCGGCGTCGGGCTCTGTGGCGCGTTCACCACGTTCTCGACGTTCTCCGTCGAAACCGTCGGGCTGTGGGAGCGTGGCGAACGACGGGCGGCGACGGCGAACGCCGTCGGCAACCTGGTTTGCTCACTGGCCGGGATGGGGCTTGCAGCCGTGCTCGTTGGATGA
- the hemB gene encoding porphobilinogen synthase → MNLTQRPRRLRSDPVRELVGETTLSASDLIAPIFVDATTDERVPIESMPGHDRVPVDESVTRVEEVLATGVQAVIVFGIPRSKDGVGTRAWAEDGVVQDAVRRITAETDATVFTDVCLCEYTDHGHCGPLEDGVEGDGSSTTAAGGNTAAGDEAATGHEVPGARHGQTLTVDNDAAIESLAQIAVSHAEAGAHVVAPSASMDGMVGAIREGLDREGFESVPIMSYAAKYRSAFYGPFRDAADGAPSFGDRRHYQMDPGNAREARREVALDVEQGADVLMVKPALPYLDVIADVRRKFDHPVAAYNVSGEYAMLHAAAENGWLDLEETAYESLLSIKRAGADLILTYFAEDVAERL, encoded by the coding sequence ATGAACCTCACGCAACGCCCTCGCCGGCTCCGGAGCGACCCCGTCCGGGAGCTCGTCGGCGAGACGACGCTCTCGGCGTCGGACCTGATCGCCCCCATCTTCGTCGACGCGACGACGGACGAGCGCGTCCCTATCGAGTCGATGCCGGGTCACGATCGCGTCCCCGTCGACGAGAGTGTCACCCGCGTCGAGGAGGTGCTCGCGACCGGCGTCCAGGCCGTCATCGTGTTCGGCATCCCGCGCTCGAAGGACGGCGTCGGGACCCGCGCCTGGGCCGAGGACGGCGTCGTTCAGGACGCCGTCCGCCGCATCACCGCCGAGACCGACGCGACCGTCTTCACGGACGTCTGTCTCTGCGAGTACACCGATCACGGCCACTGTGGACCCCTCGAAGACGGGGTGGAAGGCGACGGATCCAGCACCACGGCCGCCGGTGGAAACACCGCGGCGGGCGACGAAGCGGCGACCGGGCACGAGGTGCCGGGCGCCCGCCACGGACAGACGCTCACCGTCGACAACGACGCGGCCATCGAGTCGCTCGCGCAGATCGCCGTCTCGCACGCCGAGGCCGGCGCGCACGTCGTCGCACCCAGCGCGTCGATGGACGGCATGGTCGGTGCGATTCGCGAGGGGCTCGACCGCGAGGGCTTCGAATCGGTGCCGATCATGTCCTACGCGGCGAAGTACCGGAGTGCCTTCTACGGTCCGTTCCGCGACGCCGCCGACGGCGCACCGTCCTTCGGCGACCGACGACACTATCAGATGGATCCCGGGAACGCCCGCGAAGCCCGTCGGGAGGTCGCCCTCGACGTCGAACAGGGCGCAGACGTGCTCATGGTCAAACCCGCGCTCCCGTACCTCGACGTGATCGCCGACGTCCGCCGCAAATTCGACCATCCCGTCGCGGCGTACAACGTCTCCGGCGAGTACGCCATGCTCCACGCGGCCGCGGAGAACGGCTGGCTCGATCTCGAAGAAACGGCGTACGAGTCGCTCCTGTCGATCAAACGCGCCGGGGCGGATCTGATTCTTACCTACTTCGCGGAGGACGTCGCCGAGCGCCTCTGA
- a CDS encoding DMT family transporter: MSRRNALAFLVLALVWGSSFPAARIGLETAPPVLFAALRFDGIALVVLAVAVLGGGRVRPRRTDLASIAAGGVLVIGVHNLLWFLGQQYVTSAVGAVVLATVPILAAGLSRFVLPDERLSVLGGVGLALGFLGAAIVARPTDATLSGSRALGVAILLASALAMALGTVFTQSTRSDLPVTALQGWMMVAGAAVMHAASLGLGESQTVAWTPRVAIAFAFLVLVAGVVGYLLFFYLLDAVGSVELTLVNYVSPVVAALTGWLVLNEGIEPTTVVGFVVVLAGFALVKRQALRSLAARYGVDDAADPVRTPDD, encoded by the coding sequence ATGAGTCGGCGAAACGCGCTGGCGTTTCTCGTGCTGGCGCTCGTCTGGGGCAGTTCGTTCCCGGCCGCCAGGATCGGCCTGGAGACGGCGCCACCGGTTCTGTTCGCCGCGCTTCGCTTCGACGGGATCGCCCTCGTCGTCCTCGCGGTCGCCGTCCTCGGCGGCGGCCGTGTCCGGCCCCGCCGGACGGACCTGGCGAGCATCGCCGCTGGCGGCGTCCTGGTGATCGGCGTCCACAACCTCTTGTGGTTCCTCGGCCAGCAGTACGTCACGAGTGCCGTCGGCGCCGTCGTCCTCGCCACCGTCCCGATCCTGGCGGCCGGCCTCTCGCGCTTCGTCCTCCCGGACGAGCGCCTCTCCGTCCTCGGCGGCGTCGGCCTCGCGCTCGGCTTTCTGGGGGCGGCTATCGTGGCCCGCCCCACCGATGCGACGCTGTCCGGATCCCGCGCGCTCGGGGTCGCTATCCTGCTCGCATCGGCGCTGGCCATGGCGCTGGGGACCGTCTTCACCCAGTCGACGCGGAGCGACCTGCCCGTCACCGCCCTCCAGGGGTGGATGATGGTCGCCGGCGCCGCGGTGATGCACGCCGCCAGCCTCGGCCTCGGCGAGTCTCAGACCGTCGCGTGGACGCCTCGGGTCGCGATCGCGTTCGCCTTCCTCGTCCTCGTCGCCGGCGTCGTCGGCTACCTGCTCTTCTTCTACCTGCTCGACGCGGTCGGCTCGGTCGAGCTCACGCTCGTGAACTACGTCAGCCCCGTCGTCGCCGCGTTGACCGGCTGGCTCGTTCTGAACGAGGGGATCGAACCGACGACGGTCGTCGGCTTCGTCGTCGTTCTCGCCGGTTTCGCCCTCGTCAAACGCCAGGCGCTTCGCTCGCTCGCTGCGCGCTACGGGGTGGACGACGCCGCCGACCCCGTACGTACCCCGGACGACTGA
- the hemL gene encoding glutamate-1-semialdehyde 2,1-aminomutase: MKHDRSRTLYDRALSVMPGGVNSAVRAAVEPYPFFVRKGDGGHVIDADDNRYVDWVMGLGPLLLGHDMPEEVRAAIQRKASEGPMYGAPTAVEVDLAEFVTRHVPSVEQIRFVNSGTEATVSAVRLARGHTGRNKIVVMQGGYHGAQESTLVEGDADHPRPSSAGIPQSFAEHTLPVPFNDEAAMRDVFETHGEDIAAVLTEPILGNYGIVHPREGYHEFLRELTEEHGALLIFDEVITGFRVGGLGCAQGRFDITPDLTTFGKIVGGGFPVGAVGGRAEIMEDLAPAGDVFQAGTFSGHPVTMAAGLETLKYAAEHDVYDHVDDLGERLRSGLADIVADQAPEYTVAGTASMFKVIFTRNGAEPTCAADVKRAETDRWRRIFWESMLEENVFLSQNQFECQFVSAAHTEDDVERTLEAYKEAL; this comes from the coding sequence ATGAAGCACGATCGCTCGCGCACGCTGTACGATCGGGCGCTCTCCGTCATGCCGGGCGGCGTCAACTCCGCCGTCCGCGCGGCGGTGGAACCGTACCCGTTCTTCGTCCGCAAGGGCGACGGCGGGCACGTCATCGACGCCGACGACAACCGCTACGTCGACTGGGTGATGGGCCTCGGACCGCTACTGCTGGGCCACGACATGCCCGAGGAGGTGCGCGCGGCGATCCAGCGGAAGGCGAGTGAGGGGCCGATGTACGGCGCGCCGACGGCGGTCGAGGTCGACCTCGCGGAGTTCGTCACGCGCCACGTCCCGAGCGTCGAGCAGATTCGCTTCGTCAACTCCGGAACGGAGGCGACCGTCTCGGCCGTCCGCCTCGCCCGCGGTCACACCGGCCGGAACAAGATCGTCGTCATGCAGGGCGGCTACCACGGCGCCCAGGAGTCGACGCTCGTCGAGGGCGACGCCGACCACCCACGGCCCTCCTCGGCGGGCATCCCGCAGTCGTTCGCCGAGCACACCCTGCCGGTTCCGTTCAACGACGAAGCGGCGATGCGGGACGTCTTCGAGACGCACGGCGAGGACATCGCCGCAGTCCTCACCGAGCCCATCCTCGGTAACTACGGCATCGTCCACCCGCGCGAGGGCTACCACGAGTTCCTCCGCGAGCTCACCGAGGAACACGGCGCCCTCCTCATCTTCGACGAGGTCATCACCGGCTTCCGCGTCGGCGGACTGGGCTGCGCGCAGGGGAGATTCGATATCACGCCCGACCTCACCACCTTCGGCAAGATCGTCGGCGGCGGCTTCCCCGTCGGCGCCGTCGGCGGGCGCGCAGAGATCATGGAGGACCTCGCACCCGCCGGCGACGTCTTCCAGGCCGGGACGTTCTCCGGGCACCCGGTCACGATGGCCGCCGGCCTGGAGACACTCAAGTACGCCGCCGAACACGACGTCTACGACCACGTCGACGACCTCGGCGAGCGACTGCGAAGCGGCCTCGCCGACATCGTCGCCGATCAGGCACCCGAGTACACCGTCGCCGGGACGGCGAGCATGTTCAAGGTCATCTTCACCCGAAACGGTGCGGAACCGACGTGCGCCGCCGACGTAAAACGCGCCGAAACCGACCGGTGGCGACGCATCTTCTGGGAGTCGATGCTCGAAGAGAACGTCTTCCTCTCACAGAACCAGTTCGAGTGCCAGTTCGTCAGCGCCGCCCACACCGAAGACGACGTCGAGCGAACGCTCGAAGCGTACAAAGAAGCGCTGTGA